AAGAAAGAAGGCGTTGACTGGCGCAAGGATGTCACCATCGTAGAACTCAAGAATCCGCCTGCAGTGATCGAAGCCGTCAAGAATGGCAGCGTATTTGCAGGCGTTACTTGGGGCCCGCACGACCTCCGCGCCGAAGAAGCAGGCCTTTCTGTGGTGCTCCGCAGTAAGGACATCAATCCCGGCCATATTTGCTGCCGCTTAATTGCCTCGCTCCGCAAGATTGACGGCCGCGAAGATGTCTATAAGCGTTTGGTCAAATCGCTAATCGAAGCTGAAGAACTGGTGCAAAATGACCACAAGAAGAGCGTGGAAATTATTGCCAAGTGGATCAAGCTTGATACCGCTCTTGTCAACAAGGCGTTCTACAGCGGGCACGTCACGCAGGATACCGACCCGAACGTGAAGGGTGTTGAATTCTTCTGGGATTTCTTGAAAGATGCTGAATTTATCAAGTCCGACAAGAAAGTCTCCGAATACGTGCGCACCGATTTCTATAAGGCCGCCATCGCGGAACTGCGCAAAGAAAAACCCAAGTCCGAATTTTACGTCAAGGCCGAAAACATTTTCAAGTCCAGGAACTAAGAATAGTATGGCAATAAAGCAAAATGGTTTTGAAACAACGAATCTCGGTTTTTCGTACGATGGCAGGGCCATCTTGAAAAACATCAACTTGAAAATCAACCAAGGTGAGTTCGTATGCCTGCTAGGCGAAAGCGGTAGTGGCAAGACCACTTTGCTTAACCTTCTCGCCGGGCTTACCAAGCCGAGCGAGGGGCATGTCTACTGGAAAGGAAAAGAAATCGAAAAGCCTTCTGCAGAAAGGAGTGTAGTCTTTCAGGACTACACCCTTTTCCCTTGGCTTACCCTTCTCCAAAATGTAACGCTCGCCATTAAAAAGACAAAAAAGCTGAAGACGAGCTACGCCAAAAATTTAGCCGAAGAATACTTGAACTTAGTAGGACTTTCTGGAAGCCTACATAAATACCCCTTTGAACTTTCGGGCGGAATGCGCCAGCGCGGAGCCATAGCGCGTGCCTTAAGTGTCAGCGCTGACGCCCTTCTTTTAGACGAACCCTTTGGCGCTCTCGATCCCGTAAACCGTGCAAGCCTCCAAGATTTGGTGCTGGAACTTTGCCGCGGTGTCAAGGACCGCCCAATCACCACACTGTTTGTCACGCACGACATTCGCGAAGCCGTTTATCTCGGAAGCCGCATTATCGTTTTAGGGGCAACCCCCGGTCGCATCATTGCAGACATCCCGCTTGATTTCCCGGTAAAGAAGAATCGTGGTGAATGGTTCCGCAACGAAAAAGTCCAACAAACCATTGCAACCATTGAAGACGCCTACCACAAGGACATCCTTGAAAAACTAGGCCACATTGTACAAGGAGGTGCCAGCATATGAGAACTTTTACAAAATACTTATCCAAGTTTTCGGGGAACCTTTTTCTTCTCTTTTTACTTGGAATTTGGGTGTTGATCAGCTGCGGTCCCGAATGGGACAGCCAATATTTGTTCCCGTCTCCTAAGGCTATACTGAAAGCCCTCTTCGATTCTCGTGAAGAACTTTTGCGCAGTGCAGGAGCCTCTCTTTTAAAACTGGTGCCCGCCTATTTGGTGGCGTCGATTGTCGGAATCTCTATCGGAATCGTTTCCGGTTCCATTCCGTGGGTATCGAACATGCTGAAACCCATTTCCAGGTTTGCGGCCCCCATTCCCCCCAACGTTTATATTCCTTACGCGATAGCGATTCTTCCGACGTTCTATTTGTCTTCGACCTTTATCATCTTTATTGCCGCTTTTTGGCCCATTTACTTGAATACGGCTGCCGGCGCGGCTGAAATCCCCGAAAAATACAGGCGCAACGCCGCCATTATCGGAATTGGAAAGTTTGAATACTTGTGGAGAATCGCCCTTGTAGCAAGCCTGCCGTCAATATTTTCGGGGCTTTCTGTAGGCATGGGACTTTCGTTCATCATGCTCACCGTGGCTGAACTTTTCGGCGAAAACACGGGGCTCGGTCACTTTGTGCAATTTTACGCCGACTATTCCGATTACCCCAACATGGTTGCAGGCATTCTCTGGACAGGCATTGTGGTACTTGCGATTATGGAACTGTTTGAACTTGTTAAACGCAAGCTCCTGTTCTGGACAAAAGCGAACTAGTCATGATTAGTAACACTTCAAAAATATTTATATTGGCAGTGAAAATTGGAGATTTAAAATGAGCTTGACCGTCGAACGCGCAAAAGAAATCAGCAAGGGCCACGTGACCGAAGAATCGCTGGTCATCCATTCCCTCAACGTATGCTACGCCATGGGCGCCATGGCCAAACACTTCGGCGAAGACGTTGAACACTGGCAAGCCGTGGGCTACCTGCACGATTACGACTATCAGGAATTCCCCGAAGAACACCTGCAGCACACCGAAAAGGAACTGCTTGCGCAGGGCGTCTCCGAAGAAGACGTGCGCGCCATTTTGGCACACGGCTTTGAAATCGTGAACCAGGTGGAACCCAAGACCAACATGGAAAAGAGCCTGTTCACCGTCGACGAACTCACCGGAATCATCCAGGCCTGCGCAAGAATGCGCCCCAACGGAATTTTGGACCTCGAAGTGAAAAGTTTCATGAAGAAGTTCAAGGACAAAAAATTCGCCGCCAAGTGCAACCGTGACTACATTCTGAAAGGCTGCGCCCTGCTCGGCATGGACGTGAAAGACGTCGCCGCCATCTGCATCGAGGGTATGCGCGAACACGCCGCCGAAATCGGCCTAGCGGGGAACGCCGCGTAATTACGACGCTATCCAAAATCCGTAAAATTTTCCAAAAACTGTAACGAAAAATGCCAAAGTATCTTGTGAAAGAGCTTTGGCATATTTTTTGCATTCTATGGGGCGCAGGATTTAATATGATTACGCTGAACGACTATTTATATTCTGGAAACACGGTACTGAAAATTTTGCACCAGTATTCTAACGACCTCAGGAACGGTGCGAAGGAAACGCGCAACAGCATCGACCTTGCGCATTCGAATTTTCTGATTCAGATTATTGAATTGCTGGAGCACAATGACTTTTTGACTTCGCAGTCTCAGCGGATCAAGGAATTCTACAAGTTCATGACGCGGGAATACCCGTTCTTGGCTTTTACTTTCAAGGGTCGCATTAAGTCGCTGATTCGCGCCGAAGAAAAATTCAATGGTTACATCCTTGAATACATTTACGGCTACTACAAAAAAAACGGGAAGTTCCCGACAGAAGCCGAAATCAAGAGCAAGCTGAACTTTCGCGACTTGATTGCTTACCGCATTGTGATTTCGATGCCGGTTTGCCACATTAAAAAGGGCGAGAACCGCCGCGAAGTAGAAGAAAAGTATCTGTACGAAATCGCGAACGTGCTGCCGGAATTCTTGGAAGAGCGCGGCTTTACGGCAGAAATCACGAAGTACACGGAAGACGGTCATTCGGAATTGTTGAATGAACAAGTGCGGCCGTATTACCACGATTCGGTGGCATTCCCGAGGAGTTCGGGTTACCAGTCGCTGCATATTATTTTCTACGACAATCTGGCCCGCTGCTTTACCGAAGTGCAGTTGCGCACCAAGGATATGGATGACTTTGCCGAAATCGGCGAGGCAAACCATTTTGGCTACGAGAAAACGCAAGAGGCGCGCCGCAGCAAGCACGACGAGATTCCGAGCGGCGAATGCGTGTATTTTGACGAAGCCTACGAGCGCCTGACAAAATTGCAGGAAATTGAGCTCGCGAATGTAGACGTGAACATGTTCAAGGCAATCAACAACCAGCTGATCAACGACGGTTGCGGCCTTTTCCGCGGTCGGCAAATTTTGCCGTTCGAGCATCTATCGCGCTTCCAGAACGATTTGATTGACTGATTTGATTGAAAAGCTATAAAAAAATTGTATATCCCGAAATATTGCGCCGCTTAGGTGCAATTTGTATTTTTGCTTGTCACACTTTTAACTCTGTGAGTCACCACCACTAAACGCTTTTCTACACGACAAAATGTCCGAAGTCAAAAAATTCCTTGCAAAAGATTTCTACAAGATTGATTCCCAAAATTCAACGCTACTCGATGTTCGCGAAACGAGTGAAGCCATCGTGCGCCCTGTGAACGGGGCGCTGCAGGTTCCGTTCTTTGAACTGTCCAAGAAGATAGATAGCATCCCGAAAGACAAGCCCGTTTACGTATTCTGCTCCACGGGAGACCGTTCCGAAGAGGTTGCCGAAATTTTCGCCGATCGCGATTACGACGTGTACAATGTAGAAGGCGGGCTTGACGCCGTCCCGAAAATTCACTTCGTTGATGCCAAGGGTCTCAAGTGCCCGGGCCCCATCGTGAAGGTGGACGAAGCGGTCAAAAGTGTGTCCGTCGGCGAAGAAGTCCAGGTGGAAGCGACCGAGAAAGCATTCTTCTCGGATGTGGATGTCTGGTGCCAGCGTACCGGCAACGAATTGAAATCGCTTTCCGAAAAAGACGGCGTGATCTATGCGACAATCGTAAAGCGAGACACACCCCAGTCTCTCGAAAAAAGGGATTTTGAGCACGGCAAGACGTTTGTCGTTTTCAGTGGCGATTTGGATAAAGCGATAGCCTCTTTCATTATGGCAAACGGAGCTGCCGCCATGGGACGCCCGGTTACCATGTTCTTCACCTTCTGGGGAGTAAGCATTTTGCGCAGGCCCGAAAAGGTGCGCGTCAAGAAATCGCTCATCGGAAAAATGTTTGGATTCATGATGCCCCGCGGTTCCAAGAAACTCGGACTTTCGCGCATGAACTTTGGCGGAATCGGCGCCAAGATGATTCGCGCGGTCATGAAGCAGAACGGCGTTTCTTCGCTAGAAGAACTGATTGAAAGCGCAAGGCGGAAGGGCGTGAAGTTTGTCGCCTGTCAGATGTCGATGGAACTCATGGGAATCACAGCCGAAGAGTTGATTGACGGCGTTGAACTCGGCGGCGTCGCGACGATGCTCGGCTCCACCGAAAAATCCGACTTGACATATTTTATTTAAGGCCCCGTTATGATAAACAGACAAGCCGCTCTTGAAATTTTGAATGCGAACGCAGATTCGTTACCGAACTTGATTGAACAGGCATATCAGCTGCGTACCAAGTACAAAGGCAACCGCGTAAGCATTCAGTTGCTCACCAATGTCCGCAGCGGAAACTGTACGCAGAACTGCGCCTATTGTGCCCAGTCGCGCGATTCTGCAGCTCCGATTGAAAAGTATCGTTATGTAGAAGACAAAAAGCTGTATGGCGACAACGATCTCGTTGACGAAATGCATTTGGCGAGGCACTGCATCGGGCTCAGCGGCATTCGTTTTGCAGACGACGATATCGAAAAACTTGCCGAACGCATCCGCAAGATGAAAAAGAACGACACGCAAATCTGTTGTTCCATCGGGTTCCCGACCGAAAAGCAGGCGCTGATTCTTAAAGAAGCCGGCCTCAACCGCATCAATCACAACCTGAAGAAGACGCTCTTCAAGGTAGCCGACTCTATTTTTGCGTCAGGCTACCTCACCGAAGGCGGCCAGAGTCTCGAAGAGACCTTCCGCACCATCGAGGCGGCAGGCTTCACCTGGCAAGTGGAAAGCGAATCATCCCACTAACTTCAAGAAATACTGGTGAATGCTCGTGTCGCTATTGAGTTCCGGATGGAACGAAAGCGCAATTTGGTTCTTGTAGCGAACGGCAACGATTTGCTCGGGAGCATCTGCATTATTCGAACTTGCCGTACGCGAAAGGACTTCGACGCCATCGCCGACCGATTCAAAGAAGGGCGCGCGAATAAAGGTCTGCGGCACTTTTCCGATGTGCGCGACTTCGTTTTCCGTAAAGAAGCTGCCGAGCTGCCTTCCGTAAGCATTCCTGCGGATAATCGCGGGGAGTGTCGCGAAATGCGCCTTGTTTTCGCCTGCAATTTTTTCGGCGAGGAGGATTGCGCCAGCACATGTTGCAAGCACAGGCAATCCTTCGGCAATCTTTTTTCGAAGAGGCTCGAAAAGTCCCAAATCGTGGAGCAGTTTCCCTTGCACGGTACTTTCTCCACCGGGGAGTACGAGACCGTCTAAATGGAGGTCAAGGTCGCGTAACTGCCTGATTTCAAATACTTCGGCGCCCAGCGATTTGAGGATGCGTTCGTGTTCAATGAACGCCCCCTGCACCGCGAGTACGCCAATTTGCGGTTTGTTAATTCCCATTACTTTCCCCTTTCGGCCATCAGCAGCGCGATTTCCTGTTCGTTGATACCGACCATGGCTTCGCCCAAGTCTTCAGAAAGCTTGGCGATCAGCTTTGCATCGGTATAGTTGGTAACTGCCTGCACAATGGCGGCGGCACGCTTGGCGGGGTTGCCGGACTTGAAGATTCCGGAGCCTACGAAAACGCCTTCGGCACCGAGTTGCATCATGAGGGCGGCATCGGCGGGGGTGGCAACACCACCGGCAGCGAAGTTCACCACGGGGAGTTTCTTGTGGTCGTGAACGAAGCGCACCAGGTCGTACGACACCTGGAGTTCCTTGGCGCGATTGAAGAGTTCATCTTCGCGCATGCTCGAAATGCGGGCGATTTCCTGGTTCATCAGGCGCATGTGTCGTACGGCCTGGACGATGTCGCCCGTCCCCGGCTCGCCCTTGGTACGGATCATCGATGCGCCTTCTTCGATACGGCGCAGCGCTTCGCCCAAATCCTTCGCGCCGCACACGAACGGAACGTCGAATTCGCGCTTGTTGATGTGAAAAATATCGTCGGCAGGAGAAAGCACTTCGCTTTCGTCGATGTAGTCAATCTCGATGGCCTGCAAAATTTGCGCTTCGGCAAAGTGGCCGATGCGGCACTTGGCCATTACGGGTATTGAAACTGCGTCCTGAATCCCCTTGATCATCTTGGGGTCGCTCATGCGCGACACACCGCCTGCAGCGCGGATATCGGCAGGGATGCGTTCCAATGCCATCACGGCGGCGGCCCCAGCGGCTTCGGCGATTTTGGCTTGTTCGGGGGTTGTCACGTCCATAATGACGCCACCCTTGAGCATCTGGGCAAGGTTCTTGTTGAGTTCGTAACGGTTCTGGTCAGACATGTAAATCTCCTTGGTTGTGGAATGGTTTAATTTCAGGCTGTAATTTAAAACATTCGCTTGACCTGCACAATATTCAGTTTTTTACTATTTTTATAAGGTCAGTTAAATATCAGATTAACAATATTAATAAGGTCAGTTTCATGTTCACTTACGATATGTCCAAGGCGGGAGCAAATAGCCTCTACCATTACCTTTATCAATGCATCAAAAAAGATATCGTAAGCGGAAACGTCCTTGCCGAAGAACAACTCCCTTCCAAACGCAACCTCGCGCAGAATCTCGGCATTAGCGTCGTAACAGTTGAAAACGCTTACGCACAGCTCTTGGCCGAAGGCTACATCTACTCGCTCCCTAAAAAAGGCTTCTTTGTTGCAGACATCAACGCAACGGCGGAACCTTGTGCTCAACGCAAACGCAAGATGCCGCGTACCCGCAGGCTCCGCGCAGAACTCACCGACGAGTCAGAACATATCAACCCGAAATACATTGCCGACTTTGCAAGTAACGGTTCCGATATCGAGGCGTTCCCCTTTACCACTTGGGCAAAAATCACTCGCGAGGTCCTTTGCGAAAGGCAAAATGATTTGCTGCAAGTTTCTCCGGGAATGGGCTCGCTAGAACTTCGCCGAGCCATTGCCCGCATGCTCCGCGAATTCAGAAATATCCAGGTATCGCCCGAACAGATTGTCATTGGCGCCGGAACTGATTACCTTTATGGCTTGCTAGTACAATTGCTTGGATTTGACAAGTGCTATGGCGTAGAAGACCCTGGCTGGGGTAAAATTTCAAAATTGTACAGCCAATACGGCGTCAAGGTGTGTCATATTCCCATTGCGGCAGAAAGTTTCGTGGACTCCGTCAAGAAATCTGACGTCGATGTCGTGCATATTTCCCCAGCGCACCATTTTCCGACCGGGATGGTAATGCCCGTCGGCGAACGCTATCGCTTGCTCAGTTGGGCTGCCGAATCCCCAAATCGCTACATCGTTGAAGATGACTATGACAGCGAATTCCGCATGACCGGAAAACCCATTCCCGCATTACAGAATATCGATGTTACCGAAAAGGTGATTTACCTGAATACCTTTTCCAAGACGATGACTTCTGCGATTCGCCTCAGTTATATGGTGCTCCCGCCGCATCTTGCCGAGAAATTCCATAACAAACTTTCGTTCTATTCGTGTACGGTTTCGAACCTTGATCAGTATGTAATGGCCAGGTTCATTGATCTCGGTTACTACGAGACGCACATCAATCGCATGCGTAACCTGTACCGGGCCAAGCGCGATATGCTCCTGTCGGCTATCCGCAAAAGCAAACTTTCAAATGTCGCCCGAATTTACGAAGAAGATGCCGGACTCCACTTTATCTTGGAAGTGGACACGAAATGTTCCGATATTGAATTCTGCAACCGCGCCCGATTTCGCGGGGTAAACATCCGCGCCCTTTCGGAGTATTATTTTGAGGCGAAGCCATCGCAGCACAACTTTGTCGTGAACTACTCGTCAGTAGATAAAGCGAGCATGCAAAAAGCAGTGCAGATACTCGCGAGCCTTTGCAACTAAAAAGTTTAATGTTTCAAATCGCAAGCAGCCTGTTCGTAGTCAATGAGCTGCGTAATGGTCGGGTGTGTTCCGCAAACGGCGCAGTCGTCGTTATGGCTCGGGAGCTTCACCTTGCGGAATTCCGCCGTGAGTGCGTTGTAGGTGAGTAGGTAGCCTGTCAATAAATCGCCTACGCCAAGAATATACTTGATTGCTTCCATTGCCTGCAAACTTCCGATGACGCCTGCAATTGCCCCAATCACGCCTGCCTCTTTGCAAGTCGGCACAGAACCCTTCGGGGGCGGTTCCTCGAAAATGCAGCGGTAGCAAGGCCCCTGCTCCGGCACGTATGTCATCAACTGCCCCTGAAATCCGACAATACCTGCATGAGAAAAAGGCTTCTTCGCCATGACGCAGGCATCGTTAATCAAAAATTTTGTCGGAAAATTGTCGGTGCCGTCAACGATAAAATCGTAATCCTTAATGAGGTCGAGAATGTTTTCGCTCGTTACGAAAGTATGGTACGTGATCACCTTGACATCCGTGTTCATCGCTTCCATGGTTTCTTTCGCGGATTGCACCTTGGGCTTACCCACATCTTGCGTGGCGTGTATTATCTGACGTTGTAAATTTGAAAGGTCAACCACATCGGCATCGGCAATGCCGATCGTGCCCACGCCGGCGGCGGCAAGATACATCGCCACAGGAGCGCCAAGGCCACCCGCACCAATGACGAGTACCTTCGCGTTCAAGAGCTTCTTTTGGCCCTTTACGCCGACATCTTTAAGAATGATGTGGCGCGAATACCGTTCCAGTTGTTCGTTGGTAAAAGCCATTTTTCTATTGAATTTTCAACCTCAATCACACGTACTTCGAGAGCGTCACGACATCTTCGCCGCTCCATGTGTAAAGCGCGAGCAAAGGCTCATCCCTTGTTTGCATTGAATGTACATGGTTCGAGGGGTGCAGAATAAATTCTCCGGGACCGCGGACTTTTGAAACACCGTCTAAAGTCCAAACGGCAAGGCCCGAAAGCACCACGTAAAGTTCCGTGGCAGGGTGGTAATGCGCCGGGTACAAGGTATTCTTTCCGAGAAGCGTAAATCCGAAACAAAAATGCTCGTCGTGATACGGCGCTTCTGGCCCGAGGATTTCTCCCCAGCCCATACGGTTTCCTAAATCAGGCATATCGGCGCGAGGCTCGTAATTATATTTCCACGGCAAAAAAGGGAGTGCGGGCTTTAGCGCTTTCAGCAAATTTGCAGTCTCTGAACTTCCGTGTTTTGCGGAATCTTCAATCCAGCGAATCAGCGGAGAATCGCTTTTTTCAAAAGTCCCGCTCGGGGCAGGAATTTCACGTGCTACAAACTTGGCCGCCTCTTGACCGATATCATCGTCAATTTGGGCACGTTCATTCAGAAATCGCTTCGATTCTTCAATTAAACGGGCGATAAAATCTTGCATCAAAATACACTCGTTTTACTTCAAGCTTGATTTCAGTACGGCAACCGTATGGCCGATCACTTCGCCCTTTAGGAATGCTTCGTAAGCTTCTTTAGCAGTAAGCTTCGAAGATTCAAGCGACTTCTCGATTTCGAAAGCGTTCTTGCCGGATTCCTTCACCGAAATATCGGCGAATGCTTTTTGCAAGTCGCTTGCGCGGTAGAATCGGAACGGCCCGAGCCCCGCCTTTTCTTGTGCGGCATAACCCGAAATCACGTCTTCGGGTTCCGCCTGCACCTTCCAGGAATACGTGAAGATTTCAGAAGAAAGGCCCGCCAATTCGCCGAGCTTGATAAACGCACTGAGCGGCACGCGGCCACCGAGTGTAGAATAGACGGCACCCTTGTCGGCCAGGTAATCGCGGGCCTGCTTAAGCGCCAGATAATGCAAATCCAGCATCTGTTCGTGTACGAATTCCGGAATCACTTCGACGCGCTTTTCCAGGTAATGGCCGCTGTTTCGTTTGTCTTCAATCTTGGTGTTATCGGTTAGCGGAACATTGGGCAGGTTCTCGTAAATCACGTCGTAACGGCGCTTGCCATTTTGAAGAGGCTGCAACAAATCGCCTGCGCCGAATTCCAACTCAACCGAATCTGCATCTTTCAAATTCTTCTTGATATTTTCGGCCGCGGCGTCCACCACGCTTTCCAGCAAGTCGGTAAAACCTACGCGCTTGGCACCCAAAAGTTCAATGCCCGTCAAGACATCGATGCCGGAACCCGTTCCGATTGAAGCGAACGCTTCCACATCGTGCCCCAGGTTCTCGCGGATCAGCTTGAATGCAGGTGCCGCGATGTAGGCCACCCAATCGCTAGTAATATCTTCAGTCTTTGGCAAATAGGCGTGATCCGTTACACCCACGGAAAGGTAATCTTGAACATGTTTCGGTGCTTCTTCTAAAGCCAGATACTTTTTAACATCAACTAAAATACTCATTATAGTTTACCTCACTTTTTTTGAGTGCAAATATAGATGTGGACTATAGCCGCGTCCAATACAAAATTTCTAGCGCTCGCTATCAATTTTTTGTATAAGTAAAAGGCCGTTTTTCGCTTGACAAAGTTTATGCATTTATGTAGATTTATGCATAGAAATTCAAACCACGTTTTTTCAGCGCTTGGGAATGCTCAAAAATGCGACGTTCTTTTCGGTGCTGTTAACAAAAGGAGCCTTATACAATGGCACATTATCTCTTTACTTCTGAATCGGTGTCCAAGGGACACCCCGACAAAGTTTGCGACCAGATCTCGGATGCAATTCTCGACGCCTGCCTCGCCCAAGACCCGAACAGCCGCGTGGCTTGCGAAACGCTCGCCAACACCGGTCTCGTCGTGATTTCTGGCGAAATTACCACCAAGGCTGTGATTGACTACCAGCAGATTGCACGCAAGACTATTAAGAGCATCGGTTATGTGAACCCGGAACTCGCTTTTGATTATAAGGGCTGCTCCGTGCTCGTTGCAGTAGACAAGCAGTCTCCCGATATTGCGCAGGGCGTTGATGCCAAGGCTGCCGAAGGCAAGGAAGATGACAAGCAGGGCGCAGGAGATCAGGGCATGATGTTCGGTTACGCCGTGAACGAAACCAAGGAACTGATGCCGCTTCCGATTAGCCTTGCTCACAAGCTCATGGAAGAAATCCAGAACCTCCGCGAATCCGGCAAAATCAAATGGCTCCGCCCCGATGCAAAATCGCAGGTGACTGTCGAATACGACGAAAATGACAAGCCTGTGCGCGTCGATACCGTGGTGGTCAGCACCCAGCACGACGAATTCGTGAACGGCAAGGAACTCAAGCATTCTACCATCGAAAAGGAAATCATCGAAAAGCTCATCAAGAAGGTGATTCCGGCAAAGCTTTTGGACAAGAAAACTCGCTTCCTCATCAATCCGACGGGTAAATTCGTGATTGGTGGCCCGCATGGTGACTGCGGCCTGACGGGTCGTAAGATTATTGTGGATACCTACGGCGGCATGGGACGTCATGGTGGTGGTGCATTCAGCGGCAAGGACCCTTCCAAGGTGGACCGCAGCGCTGCTTACGCCGCACGCTATGTAGCAAAGAATATTGTCGCCGCAGGCCTTGCAGACCGTTGCGAAGTTCAGCTCGCTTACGCCATCGGTTACTCCAAGCCGGTGTCTGTGCTGGTGAACACCTTCAAGACCGGCAAGATTGATGACCGCAAGATTGAAGAAATCGTGAAGAAGACCTTCGACCTTTCTCCGGCAGGCATCGTGAAGATGCTCGATTTGAAGAAGCCCGGCTACCAGGCAACTGCCGCGCTCGGCCATTTCGGCCGCACCGGTGCACGCTTCACTTGGGAAAAGACGGACAAGGCTGCAACTTTGAAGAAACTCGCCAAAGCATAAGCGAATTCTCTCTAGTAAAAAAATTAAGGCTCGTCAAACGACGAGCCTTTTTCGTTTTAACCGCTATTTAGTTTCTTTAGATGAAACTTGTAATGCTTGACGTTCTTCTTCCGATTTTTTCAGAACTTCATTTAGTGTGAATTTTTCCTTGCTAAAAAAGAAAGTATTCGTTCCCAAATCCTTGAGCGAAGCTCCGAAATGGTACGCAGTATCATCAATAAATAAGAATCTATCGTGCATCCCGTAGCTAGGCAGAATTTCAATCGGACAATCAGCGTATTGCGCATTGTATGTTGCCAAGTCAACATTGAAAACCTTACTCTTGTCGTAGGTATAAATTGTCACTGATACGCCCGCATTCCGCTTGAGCATCATTGCCAACACTTTCTCGTCCACATAACGGTCTACAAGGACAATCCGCTTTTTTGCTTTACGAATCAGGTTGCATACGAATACATAAGCGTCAAATACCTGATTGTTATAGAATAATCCTTTCGACTTAAGCTCTCCGCGATCCATTGCCTCGAAAACTTCATCCAGTTTGTGGCTAAATTCCATATTTTTACGGTCATGTTCCAATACTTTTACTTCTACATTTGTAAGCCGATTAACAATTCCCCCATTTTCGTACAAATATTGCCGCATAGCAACGAAAGCGTCCATAATAGCGATGGATACATTTACCGCTATTTTACTTTTTAATACGGAAGAAAGCATGGCAAATCCTTGCTCCGTAAAAACAAATGGCTTAAATCTGTCACCGCCCCAACTTGAAATCACATTTTGTGATTTCAAGTTTTCCATTTCATCTTTCGTCAATTGAAAGCAATATCTTTCTGGAAACCGTTCTGCATTTCTCTTCACCGCTTGATTAATGGCTCTAGTTTCTACACCATAAAGAACTGCCAAATCACGATCAAGTAACACCTGTTTACCCCGAACGACTTGAATCATTTTCTCGACATTTGATTCCACAAGCGAGCGCGGTCCAATCACTACCGTTTTTTCAGTCTTTTTATTCATTTTTACTCCTATAAACAAAAAAGCCGGCTTTTGGATATATTAAAATCCCAATAATTATTGGGGATATACCAAAAAGCCGACTTCTCTAGTCGAATATGGCTTGCAGACGGAATTCCGCTACCAGTGCCTGTCGGGGGATAATATACTAATTCATTCCAAGTTGGACTATGCCAAAACTGATGATTTTAGTGGAA
This genomic interval from uncultured Fibrobacter sp. contains the following:
- a CDS encoding 50S ribosomal protein L11 methyltransferase, with product MSILVDVKKYLALEEAPKHVQDYLSVGVTDHAYLPKTEDITSDWVAYIAAPAFKLIRENLGHDVEAFASIGTGSGIDVLTGIELLGAKRVGFTDLLESVVDAAAENIKKNLKDADSVELEFGAGDLLQPLQNGKRRYDVIYENLPNVPLTDNTKIEDKRNSGHYLEKRVEVIPEFVHEQMLDLHYLALKQARDYLADKGAVYSTLGGRVPLSAFIKLGELAGLSSEIFTYSWKVQAEPEDVISGYAAQEKAGLGPFRFYRASDLQKAFADISVKESGKNAFEIEKSLESSKLTAKEAYEAFLKGEVIGHTVAVLKSSLK
- a CDS encoding dimethylsulfonioproprionate lyase family protein — translated: MQDFIARLIEESKRFLNERAQIDDDIGQEAAKFVAREIPAPSGTFEKSDSPLIRWIEDSAKHGSSETANLLKALKPALPFLPWKYNYEPRADMPDLGNRMGWGEILGPEAPYHDEHFCFGFTLLGKNTLYPAHYHPATELYVVLSGLAVWTLDGVSKVRGPGEFILHPSNHVHSMQTRDEPLLALYTWSGEDVVTLSKYV
- a CDS encoding PLP-dependent aminotransferase family protein; translated protein: MFTYDMSKAGANSLYHYLYQCIKKDIVSGNVLAEEQLPSKRNLAQNLGISVVTVENAYAQLLAEGYIYSLPKKGFFVADINATAEPCAQRKRKMPRTRRLRAELTDESEHINPKYIADFASNGSDIEAFPFTTWAKITREVLCERQNDLLQVSPGMGSLELRRAIARMLREFRNIQVSPEQIVIGAGTDYLYGLLVQLLGFDKCYGVEDPGWGKISKLYSQYGVKVCHIPIAAESFVDSVKKSDVDVVHISPAHHFPTGMVMPVGERYRLLSWAAESPNRYIVEDDYDSEFRMTGKPIPALQNIDVTEKVIYLNTFSKTMTSAIRLSYMVLPPHLAEKFHNKLSFYSCTVSNLDQYVMARFIDLGYYETHINRMRNLYRAKRDMLLSAIRKSKLSNVARIYEEDAGLHFILEVDTKCSDIEFCNRARFRGVNIRALSEYYFEAKPSQHNFVVNYSSVDKASMQKAVQILASLCN
- the pdxS gene encoding pyridoxal 5'-phosphate synthase lyase subunit PdxS; its protein translation is MSDQNRYELNKNLAQMLKGGVIMDVTTPEQAKIAEAAGAAAVMALERIPADIRAAGGVSRMSDPKMIKGIQDAVSIPVMAKCRIGHFAEAQILQAIEIDYIDESEVLSPADDIFHINKREFDVPFVCGAKDLGEALRRIEEGASMIRTKGEPGTGDIVQAVRHMRLMNQEIARISSMREDELFNRAKELQVSYDLVRFVHDHKKLPVVNFAAGGVATPADAALMMQLGAEGVFVGSGIFKSGNPAKRAAAIVQAVTNYTDAKLIAKLSEDLGEAMVGINEQEIALLMAERGK
- the pdxT gene encoding pyridoxal 5'-phosphate synthase glutaminase subunit PdxT → MGINKPQIGVLAVQGAFIEHERILKSLGAEVFEIRQLRDLDLHLDGLVLPGGESTVQGKLLHDLGLFEPLRKKIAEGLPVLATCAGAILLAEKIAGENKAHFATLPAIIRRNAYGRQLGSFFTENEVAHIGKVPQTFIRAPFFESVGDGVEVLSRTASSNNADAPEQIVAVRYKNQIALSFHPELNSDTSIHQYFLKLVG
- the thiF gene encoding thiazole biosynthesis adenylyltransferase ThiF, translated to MAFTNEQLERYSRHIILKDVGVKGQKKLLNAKVLVIGAGGLGAPVAMYLAAAGVGTIGIADADVVDLSNLQRQIIHATQDVGKPKVQSAKETMEAMNTDVKVITYHTFVTSENILDLIKDYDFIVDGTDNFPTKFLINDACVMAKKPFSHAGIVGFQGQLMTYVPEQGPCYRCIFEEPPPKGSVPTCKEAGVIGAIAGVIGSLQAMEAIKYILGVGDLLTGYLLTYNALTAEFRKVKLPSHNDDCAVCGTHPTITQLIDYEQAACDLKH